One Sodalis praecaptivus DNA segment encodes these proteins:
- a CDS encoding dihydrodipicolinate synthase family protein, translating to MSAKMSEQSRGVYIIAATPFDQDGELDLNSTDTLIDFYLEKGVSGITILGMMGEAPKLTSDESLLFMRRVMTRVNGRVPVVVGISHPAHRQVALLAKSAMSLGAAGVMLAPVANLKTEEQVVNYYLSVAALLGDDIPLCLQDFPQSTGVHCSVETILRLVEALPQLVMLKHEDLPGLRKLSQVRHQSEARGLRRISILAGNGGLFLPQEMRRGADGAMTGFAYPEMLVQMCRLFDEGRDDEAEEVFDCYLPLLRHEFQYGIGLALRKETLRRRGAIRCAALRQPGPRLDREDLLELDALISRLERRLAALNG from the coding sequence ATGAGCGCAAAAATGAGCGAGCAAAGCCGCGGCGTTTATATTATCGCCGCCACGCCGTTTGATCAGGACGGCGAATTGGATTTGAACAGTACCGATACGCTTATCGATTTTTATCTGGAGAAAGGCGTCAGCGGTATTACCATCCTGGGCATGATGGGGGAAGCGCCCAAGCTGACCAGCGACGAATCGCTGTTATTCATGCGCCGGGTGATGACCCGCGTCAATGGCCGGGTGCCGGTGGTGGTGGGTATAAGCCATCCTGCCCATCGTCAGGTGGCGCTGCTGGCAAAAAGCGCGATGTCGCTCGGCGCCGCCGGAGTGATGCTGGCGCCGGTAGCCAACTTAAAAACCGAAGAGCAGGTCGTGAACTACTATCTGTCGGTGGCGGCGCTGCTAGGCGACGATATCCCGCTGTGCCTACAGGATTTCCCACAGTCGACCGGCGTACATTGTTCGGTCGAGACGATTTTGCGCTTGGTGGAGGCGCTGCCGCAACTGGTGATGCTCAAACATGAAGATTTGCCCGGGCTGCGTAAACTGAGCCAGGTGCGCCACCAGAGCGAAGCGCGTGGCCTGCGAAGGATCAGTATCCTGGCCGGCAACGGCGGTCTGTTCTTGCCCCAGGAGATGCGCCGGGGCGCCGATGGCGCGATGACCGGCTTCGCTTATCCCGAAATGCTGGTTCAGATGTGCCGGCTGTTTGATGAGGGGCGGGACGACGAGGCGGAGGAGGTGTTTGATTGTTATTTACCGCTCTTGCGCCATGAATTTCAATACGGGATCGGTTTGGCGCTGCGCAAAGAGACGCTGCGCCGCCGCGGGGCGATCCGCTGCGCCGCGCTGCGCCAGCCTGGCCCCCGGCTGGATCGGGAGGATTTGCTGGAGCTTGACGCGTTAATATCCCGTTTGGAGCGACGATTGGCCGCCCTTAACGGATAA
- a CDS encoding NAD(P)H-quinone oxidoreductase yields the protein MNTSSLPDRMQIIEINQPGGPEQLVLSQRPVPRPAPGYLLVRVAAAGVNRPDVMQRQGHYPPPPGASDIPGLEIAGEVVAVGADVSRFVNGDRVCALIAGGGYAEYCVVHETNALPVPGALSWNEAAAIPETFFTVWTNVFQRGRLTAGETLLVHGGTSGIGTVAVMLGKAFGARVIATAGSAAKCQAVMTLGADAAINYREQDFVAEVKRLTDGRGADVIVDLIAGDYVARNYEAAALDGRIVQIGVQQGAAKALNLMPMLAKRLTHTGSTLRPRSVEEKAVIAAELQQQVWPLLADGNVRPLIDKVFTLGDAAEAHRLMESSGHIGKIVLVMPAFAG from the coding sequence ATGAATACGTCTTCTCTCCCTGACCGTATGCAGATTATTGAGATTAACCAGCCGGGCGGACCGGAGCAGTTGGTGTTGTCGCAACGGCCGGTTCCACGCCCGGCGCCGGGATATTTACTCGTGCGGGTGGCGGCCGCGGGCGTCAACCGTCCCGACGTGATGCAGCGACAGGGGCATTATCCGCCGCCGCCGGGCGCTTCTGATATCCCCGGCCTGGAAATCGCCGGTGAAGTCGTGGCCGTCGGCGCAGACGTCAGCCGCTTCGTCAACGGCGACAGGGTTTGCGCCCTCATTGCCGGCGGCGGCTACGCCGAATACTGCGTGGTGCATGAAACGAATGCATTACCGGTGCCGGGCGCGTTGTCCTGGAACGAAGCCGCCGCGATACCGGAAACGTTTTTCACCGTCTGGACCAATGTGTTTCAGCGCGGCAGACTGACCGCCGGCGAGACGCTGCTGGTTCATGGCGGCACCTCCGGTATCGGTACCGTCGCGGTGATGCTCGGTAAAGCGTTTGGCGCCAGGGTGATCGCCACCGCCGGGTCGGCGGCAAAATGCCAAGCGGTGATGACGCTGGGCGCCGACGCCGCCATTAATTACCGTGAACAGGATTTCGTGGCGGAGGTAAAACGGCTGACCGACGGTCGGGGCGCCGATGTGATCGTCGATTTGATTGCCGGTGATTATGTGGCGCGTAATTATGAGGCAGCGGCGCTGGACGGCAGGATTGTGCAAATTGGCGTGCAGCAGGGCGCGGCCAAAGCGCTGAATTTGATGCCCATGCTGGCCAAACGGTTGACGCATACCGGGTCTACCCTGCGCCCGCGCAGCGTGGAAGAAAAAGCGGTCATCGCCGCCGAATTGCAGCAGCAGGTCTGGCCGCTGCTCGCCGACGGCAACGTGCGGCCGCTGATTGATAAGGTCTTTACGCTGGGCGACGCCGCCGAGGCGCACCGCTTGATGGAAAGTAGCGGCCATATCGGCAAAATCGTATTAGTCATGCCGGCGTTCGCTGGTTAA
- a CDS encoding tetratricopeptide repeat protein: protein MKRKWHAGVMALVLHTAAAHAAASDEQIAADCGKLNDFARSGEAAFSQGDLHQAVEHYTAQAAWGEFCHVPPAALADAYHHIALALMAEGEPLKARAWLQRMPDGDERRQALLAIQPVLDQLQPALAASPMGRYWRYAGKGVWSTLTVMPEAGRWRIRFSGYYMPLMGLYYGPNMGQFSTLTDIEQQHAIWQSPPDGNDPGCRVTMTFHPDSADLATVAGDCGFGMNVRASGNFTRVSLY from the coding sequence ATGAAACGGAAATGGCATGCGGGCGTTATGGCCCTGGTACTGCATACGGCGGCCGCGCACGCGGCGGCCAGCGATGAACAGATCGCGGCGGATTGTGGCAAGCTAAACGATTTTGCTCGTTCAGGGGAGGCCGCGTTTTCCCAGGGCGACCTGCATCAGGCGGTGGAGCACTACACCGCCCAGGCCGCATGGGGTGAATTTTGTCATGTACCGCCGGCGGCGCTGGCCGACGCTTATCACCATATCGCGCTGGCGCTTATGGCGGAGGGTGAGCCCCTTAAGGCGCGCGCCTGGTTGCAGCGGATGCCGGACGGCGATGAGCGCCGCCAAGCGCTATTGGCGATCCAGCCGGTGCTCGATCAGCTCCAGCCGGCCCTGGCCGCCAGCCCGATGGGAAGGTATTGGCGCTATGCCGGCAAAGGCGTCTGGAGCACGCTGACGGTGATGCCGGAGGCGGGCCGCTGGCGCATTCGTTTTTCCGGCTATTATATGCCGTTGATGGGATTGTATTACGGACCGAATATGGGTCAGTTTTCAACCCTCACCGATATTGAGCAACAACACGCGATCTGGCAGTCGCCGCCGGACGGCAACGACCCCGGCTGCCGGGTAACGATGACGTTCCATCCCGACAGCGCCGATTTGGCCACGGTGGCGGGGGATTGCGGATTCGGAATGAACGTGCGCGCAAGCGGCAATTTCACCCGGGTATCGCTTTACTGA
- a CDS encoding MFS transporter, whose product MPIALLALALSAFAIGTTEFVIMGLLPEVAGDLAVSLPDAGWLISGYALGVAIGAPIMAIATARLPRKTCLALLMVIFIIGNVLCALAYSYGLLMIARVVTALCHGAFFGIGAVVAAGLVPANRGASAVALMFTGLTLANVLGVPAGTWLGQLFGWRATFWCVSLLGAAALLALLVSLPAQRNAAPANLAREMSALRNGRLLLSLLMTVFFAAAMFTLFSYIAPLLLQVTHISDRGVSWTLFLIGAGLTVGNLLGGRLADWRVSVALILSFALIALFSVLFRWTSGTLWPAEITLFFWAMATFCTVPALQFNVVAHGNDAPNLVSTLNISAFNIGNALGAWVGGQVIDAGLGLTMVPLAAGGLALGGLLICLVTFSRPPRRPLTA is encoded by the coding sequence ATGCCCATCGCATTGCTGGCGCTGGCGCTGAGCGCTTTTGCTATCGGCACCACCGAATTTGTCATTATGGGATTATTGCCGGAGGTCGCAGGGGACCTCGCGGTCAGTTTGCCGGACGCCGGCTGGCTGATTAGCGGCTATGCGCTGGGCGTAGCTATCGGCGCACCGATTATGGCGATAGCCACCGCGCGTTTGCCGCGCAAAACCTGTCTGGCGCTGCTGATGGTGATCTTTATCATCGGTAATGTGCTTTGCGCGCTGGCCTATAGCTATGGGCTGCTGATGATAGCGCGGGTGGTGACGGCTCTTTGTCACGGTGCGTTTTTCGGTATCGGGGCGGTGGTGGCCGCCGGATTGGTGCCCGCCAACCGCGGCGCCTCGGCGGTGGCGCTGATGTTTACCGGTCTGACGCTCGCCAATGTGCTCGGCGTCCCCGCCGGAACCTGGTTGGGGCAGCTGTTCGGCTGGCGCGCGACGTTCTGGTGCGTCTCCTTACTGGGGGCGGCGGCGCTGCTGGCGCTGCTGGTCAGTCTGCCGGCACAGCGCAACGCCGCGCCGGCCAATCTGGCGCGGGAAATGTCCGCCTTGCGTAACGGGCGGCTGCTGCTTTCGCTATTGATGACGGTATTTTTCGCCGCGGCCATGTTTACTTTATTCAGTTATATCGCGCCGCTGCTGTTGCAGGTGACGCATATCAGCGATCGGGGCGTGAGCTGGACGCTGTTTTTGATTGGCGCCGGTTTAACGGTGGGCAATTTGCTGGGGGGGCGGCTCGCCGATTGGCGGGTGTCGGTGGCGCTTATCCTGAGTTTCGCGCTGATAGCGCTGTTTTCGGTGCTGTTCCGCTGGACCAGCGGTACGCTGTGGCCGGCGGAAATCACGCTGTTTTTCTGGGCAATGGCGACATTCTGTACCGTGCCGGCGCTGCAATTCAATGTCGTGGCGCACGGCAATGATGCGCCGAATCTGGTGTCGACGCTGAATATTTCGGCGTTCAACATCGGCAACGCTCTCGGGGCATGGGTGGGTGGTCAGGTCATTGATGCCGGCCTGGGGCTGACCATGGTGCCGCTGGCCGCCGGCGGGTTAGCGCTGGGTGGGTTGCTTATCTGCCTGGTGACCTTTTCCCGTCCGCCGCGCCGGCCGTTGACCGCATAA
- a CDS encoding LysR family transcriptional regulator, whose amino-acid sequence MAAVSSRQIDIFHAVMTTGNLTEAAGLLHTSQPTVSRELARLEQLLQLTLFERIKGRLKPTHEGLRLFEEVQRSYYGMDRILGAARAIREYRQAQLSVACLPVFSQSLLPEVCRAFFAAHPEISLNIIPQESPLLEEWLSAQRFDLGLTENPTAPAGTRRETLMTLNEVCVLPPGHPLGAKSLLTPEDFRALPYISLSATDSYRHWLDRHFQQAGVERQGVVETHSAASVCAMVRAGVGLSIVNPLTALDYAASGVLIRPFSIAVPFTVSLIRPLHRPASALVNEISGFLQRFAAEVPDRLARVMQAR is encoded by the coding sequence ATGGCGGCGGTAAGTTCACGGCAGATTGATATTTTTCACGCGGTCATGACCACGGGGAATCTGACCGAGGCGGCGGGGCTGCTGCACACGTCTCAGCCTACCGTGAGCCGTGAACTGGCGCGGCTGGAACAGCTGTTGCAGTTGACGCTGTTTGAGAGAATCAAAGGCCGTCTGAAGCCGACCCATGAAGGGTTGCGGCTATTCGAGGAAGTCCAGCGCTCGTACTACGGCATGGACCGGATCCTCGGCGCGGCGCGCGCTATTCGGGAATATCGCCAGGCGCAACTGTCTGTCGCCTGCCTGCCGGTATTTTCCCAGTCGCTGCTGCCGGAAGTGTGTCGCGCTTTCTTCGCCGCGCACCCGGAAATCAGCCTGAATATTATCCCGCAGGAGTCGCCGCTGCTGGAGGAGTGGCTTTCCGCCCAGCGTTTTGATTTGGGTCTGACGGAAAACCCGACGGCGCCAGCGGGCACTCGCCGCGAAACCCTGATGACTCTCAATGAAGTTTGCGTGCTGCCGCCCGGCCATCCCCTCGGCGCCAAATCCCTGTTAACGCCGGAAGATTTCCGTGCCCTGCCGTACATTAGCCTTTCCGCGACCGACAGTTACCGGCATTGGCTGGATAGGCATTTTCAGCAGGCGGGAGTGGAACGACAGGGGGTAGTGGAGACCCATAGCGCCGCTTCGGTTTGCGCCATGGTGCGCGCCGGGGTCGGGCTTTCGATTGTCAATCCGCTAACGGCGCTGGATTATGCGGCCAGCGGCGTCCTCATCCGACCCTTTAGTATCGCGGTCCCCTTCACCGTGAGCCTGATCCGTCCGCTGCACCGGCCGGCCTCCGCGCTGGTGAATGAGATCAGCGGCTTCCTACAGCGCTTCGCCGCCGAGGTGCCCGATCGACTTGCCCGCGTAATGCAGGCGCGCTGA
- the lysA gene encoding diaminopimelate decarboxylase gives MPHDLFTTERALNAANLLPLHQQYGGPVWVYEAETISARIAQLRRFDTVRFAQKACSNIHLLRLMRSHGAKVDSVSLGEIERALLAGFQPGTASHDIVFTADLLDEPTLARVIELGIPVNAGSADMLAQLGARSPGHEVWLRVNPGFGHGHSQKTNTGGENSKHGIWHEELPQAAALIRRYGLRLIGIHMHIGSGVDYAHLAQVCDAMVQQVIASGLDLAAISAGGGLSVPYRSGEEAIDTDHYFGLWDAARRRISAHLGHPVALEIEPGRFLVAEAGVLVAQVRAVKAMGSRHFVLVDAGFNDLMRPAMYGSYHAISLLPADGRDRGAQPLRDTVVGGPLCESGDVFTQTAGGGVAPRRLPPAQVGDYLVFHDTGAYGASMSSNYNSRPLLPEVLFERGQARQIRRRQPLQALFDLEISPF, from the coding sequence ATGCCGCACGATCTTTTCACCACGGAACGCGCTCTGAACGCCGCTAACTTATTGCCGTTGCACCAGCAGTATGGCGGCCCGGTCTGGGTATATGAAGCGGAAACCATCAGCGCGCGCATTGCGCAACTACGCCGTTTCGATACCGTCCGTTTCGCCCAGAAAGCCTGCTCCAATATCCATCTGCTGCGCCTGATGCGCAGCCATGGCGCCAAAGTGGACTCGGTGTCGCTCGGGGAGATTGAGCGTGCGTTACTGGCCGGTTTTCAGCCGGGGACCGCCAGCCATGACATCGTTTTTACCGCCGATTTACTGGATGAGCCGACGCTGGCGCGGGTCATTGAGCTTGGCATCCCGGTCAATGCCGGCTCGGCGGATATGCTGGCGCAGCTTGGCGCCCGCTCGCCGGGGCACGAGGTCTGGCTGCGGGTCAATCCCGGTTTTGGCCATGGCCACAGCCAAAAAACCAATACCGGCGGTGAAAACAGCAAACACGGGATTTGGCATGAAGAGTTGCCGCAGGCCGCGGCGCTTATCCGTCGCTACGGCCTGCGGCTTATCGGCATACATATGCACATTGGTTCGGGTGTGGATTACGCCCATCTCGCGCAGGTTTGCGACGCCATGGTGCAGCAGGTCATCGCCAGCGGACTGGATCTCGCGGCCATTTCCGCGGGCGGCGGGTTATCGGTACCTTATCGTTCGGGTGAGGAGGCGATTGATACCGATCACTACTTTGGCCTGTGGGATGCTGCCCGCCGGCGGATTAGCGCGCATCTTGGGCATCCGGTGGCGCTTGAAATAGAACCGGGCCGGTTTTTGGTGGCGGAAGCGGGCGTACTGGTGGCGCAGGTCAGGGCGGTCAAAGCGATGGGCAGCCGCCATTTCGTGCTGGTGGATGCCGGGTTTAACGATTTAATGCGCCCGGCGATGTACGGTAGCTATCACGCTATCTCGCTGCTGCCGGCGGACGGTCGCGATCGCGGCGCGCAACCGCTGCGCGATACCGTGGTGGGGGGACCGCTGTGCGAGTCCGGCGATGTCTTTACCCAAACCGCCGGCGGCGGCGTCGCGCCGCGCCGTTTGCCGCCGGCCCAGGTGGGGGATTATCTGGTCTTTCACGATACCGGCGCTTATGGCGCGTCCATGTCCTCGAATTACAATAGCCGCCCGCTTCTGCCGGAGGTCTTGTTTGAACGGGGTCAGGCGCGGCAAATTCGCCGCCGGCAGCCGCTGCAGGCGCTGTTTGACCTGGAGATATCGCCGTTCTGA
- a CDS encoding HAD-IA family hydrolase, with protein sequence MKLIKSKALLFDMDGTLVHSTHQVEFIWRHWCRINHIAPQQVLSICHGVRSRDVIHRVAPHLPLEEQAAVLDGLEIEFSGKAREIPGAGHFLSSLGDVPWAVVTSASQRVARHRMTCCRLPLPALMVGANEVTRGKPDAEPYRLGAKLLGIATSDCLVFEDAPAGIHSALAAGCSVIQVGGAPQPGPRIRGHIRDWRQIRFVGLEGDDIALELNLSP encoded by the coding sequence ATGAAATTAATTAAATCTAAAGCTTTGCTGTTTGATATGGACGGAACATTAGTCCACTCCACGCATCAGGTTGAATTTATCTGGCGTCACTGGTGTCGTATCAATCATATTGCGCCCCAGCAGGTACTCAGCATTTGTCATGGGGTTCGTTCGCGCGACGTCATTCATCGGGTCGCCCCCCATTTACCGCTGGAAGAACAGGCCGCGGTGCTTGACGGGCTGGAGATTGAATTTAGCGGCAAAGCGCGGGAAATCCCGGGCGCCGGCCACTTCCTCAGTTCTCTCGGCGACGTCCCCTGGGCCGTGGTGACTTCCGCCAGCCAGCGGGTAGCTCGGCACAGGATGACCTGCTGCCGACTGCCGTTGCCCGCGCTGATGGTGGGCGCCAATGAGGTGACCCGCGGTAAACCCGATGCCGAGCCCTATCGGCTGGGCGCGAAATTACTCGGCATCGCGACCAGCGACTGCCTGGTGTTTGAAGACGCCCCCGCCGGCATCCACAGCGCGCTGGCGGCAGGCTGCAGCGTCATCCAGGTTGGCGGCGCGCCGCAGCCCGGCCCCCGCATTCGCGGCCACATTCGCGACTGGCGGCAAATTCGCTTCGTCGGGCTTGAGGGCGATGACATTGCGCTGGAGCTAAATCTTTCACCATGA
- a CDS encoding LysR family transcriptional regulator: MDIRQLRAFVTLAECLSYREAAERLWLTQPTLTKQIKMLEAEINLVLFLRDNHGTQLSRHGQQLYQDAKKLIGQFNAFKTLCQQLTNGKRGALSLGFISSATPVMPAIITAFQNAFPDIHLGLQDISSPVQQERILSGQLQAGFMRIPVSPPLAFRKTGSDCLTLIFHKSCRHQQEPLHQLWRRCTLFTVNAETCPGSALQINNFIAAHGIDARKMQCISDTRTLMTMVESRMGVAILPQSAVTVPHQDIICQPLHGEFARWDIGLVWNEKIADPVRDSFISQVTAMLAPA, encoded by the coding sequence ATGGACATTCGGCAACTCCGGGCGTTTGTCACTCTGGCTGAGTGCCTGAGCTATCGGGAAGCGGCGGAAAGATTGTGGCTGACACAGCCCACGCTGACCAAACAGATCAAAATGCTGGAGGCGGAAATCAATTTGGTCCTGTTTTTGCGCGATAATCACGGTACCCAGCTCAGCCGACATGGTCAGCAACTTTATCAGGACGCGAAAAAATTAATCGGTCAGTTCAACGCGTTCAAGACGCTGTGCCAGCAGTTGACCAATGGCAAGCGCGGCGCGTTGTCGTTGGGGTTTATTTCTTCGGCGACGCCGGTGATGCCGGCCATTATCACCGCCTTTCAGAATGCCTTTCCCGACATCCATCTTGGGCTACAGGATATCTCTTCGCCGGTGCAGCAAGAGCGCATCCTGAGTGGTCAACTGCAGGCGGGTTTTATGCGTATCCCGGTGTCGCCGCCGCTGGCGTTCCGTAAAACCGGCTCGGACTGCTTAACGCTTATCTTTCATAAGAGCTGCCGGCACCAGCAGGAACCGCTGCATCAGCTTTGGCGTCGCTGCACGCTCTTTACCGTGAATGCGGAAACCTGTCCTGGTTCGGCGCTGCAAATCAATAATTTCATCGCTGCGCACGGCATCGACGCCCGCAAGATGCAATGTATCAGCGACACCCGTACCTTGATGACCATGGTGGAATCCCGCATGGGGGTGGCAATTTTACCGCAAAGCGCGGTGACGGTGCCGCACCAGGACATAATCTGCCAGCCGCTGCACGGTGAATTCGCCCGCTGGGATATCGGCCTGGTGTGGAACGAAAAGATTGCCGATCCGGTGCGTGACAGTTTTATCAGCCAGGTTACCGCCATGCTGGCGCCGGCCTGA
- a CDS encoding formate/nitrite transporter family protein: protein MSFYSPKEVAAIAMHTGVAKSQASLPVLLVLGVMAGAFIALGFLLDIHVISSLPPAWGSFGVFLGASVFPVGLVLTVLAGGELLTGNMMTLPMALFSRQIGVLALIRNWFWVTLANFIGSLMIAWFFGHILGMTEGAFLAKTVATAHAKISADFTHAFISAIGCNWLVSLAVWLAYAAKDMAGKILGIWFPIMAFVDLGFQHVVANMFVIPAAIFAGQATWHDYVINFPPVFLGNAVGGGIFVALIYFIAYRPLGGQSHA, encoded by the coding sequence ATGTCGTTTTATTCACCCAAAGAAGTCGCCGCAATTGCCATGCATACCGGCGTCGCGAAAAGTCAAGCCTCCCTACCGGTACTGCTGGTCCTGGGCGTCATGGCGGGCGCGTTTATCGCCCTGGGCTTTCTGCTGGATATCCACGTCATTTCCAGCCTGCCGCCGGCGTGGGGATCGTTTGGCGTGTTCCTCGGCGCGTCGGTGTTTCCGGTCGGCCTGGTTCTGACGGTATTAGCGGGCGGCGAGCTGCTGACCGGCAATATGATGACGTTGCCCATGGCGCTGTTCAGCCGGCAAATCGGCGTGCTGGCGCTTATCCGTAACTGGTTTTGGGTTACGCTCGCCAACTTTATCGGCAGCCTGATGATAGCCTGGTTCTTCGGCCATATTCTCGGTATGACCGAAGGGGCGTTTTTGGCGAAGACCGTCGCCACCGCGCACGCCAAGATTTCCGCCGACTTCACCCACGCGTTTATCTCGGCTATCGGCTGTAACTGGCTGGTCAGTTTGGCGGTCTGGTTGGCGTATGCCGCCAAAGACATGGCGGGCAAAATCCTGGGCATTTGGTTTCCCATCATGGCGTTTGTCGATTTGGGCTTCCAGCACGTCGTCGCGAATATGTTCGTCATCCCGGCGGCGATTTTCGCCGGCCAGGCTACCTGGCACGACTACGTGATCAATTTTCCGCCGGTCTTCCTCGGTAATGCGGTAGGGGGCGGCATCTTTGTCGCGCTGATTTACTTTATCGCCTACCGGCCGCTGGGCGGTCAGTCCCACGCCTGA
- the galR gene encoding HTH-type transcriptional regulator GalR → MATIKDVARLAGVSVATVSRVINHSPKTSDGSRQAVMQAMEQLQYHPNANARALAQQSTETLGLIVADVSDPFFGAMVKAVEQVAYQTGNFLLIGNGYHILDKERQAIEQLIRHRCAALVVHAQMIPADELNTLMAHMPGMVLINRILPDYADRCVALDDRYGAWLATRHLIQMGHQRIAFICSSHSIPDSVDRLRGYRDALEEFHIELDEKLIAYGEPDEVGGEQAMTELLGRGRNFTAIACYNDSTAAGAMAVLSDNGIEVPQDMSLVGFDDVLISRYLRPRLTTIRYPVVAMATQAAQLALALANGEPLPEVTNMFSPTLVRRHSVAPPAA, encoded by the coding sequence ATGGCCACCATAAAGGATGTCGCCAGACTGGCGGGCGTTTCAGTCGCCACCGTCTCGCGTGTGATTAACCACTCGCCGAAAACCAGCGATGGATCGCGTCAGGCGGTCATGCAGGCGATGGAGCAGTTGCAATACCACCCCAACGCCAACGCCCGCGCGCTGGCGCAGCAGTCCACGGAAACCTTGGGGCTTATCGTCGCCGATGTGTCGGATCCGTTTTTCGGCGCCATGGTCAAGGCGGTGGAACAGGTCGCTTACCAGACCGGCAATTTTCTGCTTATCGGCAACGGTTATCATATTCTGGATAAAGAGCGCCAGGCGATTGAGCAGTTGATCCGCCACCGCTGCGCCGCGCTGGTGGTGCATGCGCAAATGATCCCGGCTGACGAGCTCAATACGCTGATGGCGCATATGCCGGGCATGGTGCTTATCAACCGTATCTTGCCCGATTACGCCGATCGCTGCGTGGCGCTGGACGATCGCTACGGCGCTTGGTTGGCCACGCGCCATCTTATCCAGATGGGGCATCAACGCATCGCTTTTATCTGCTCCAGCCACAGCATTCCCGACAGCGTCGACCGCCTGCGGGGGTACCGGGACGCGCTGGAGGAATTTCACATTGAACTGGATGAAAAGCTGATTGCCTATGGCGAGCCGGATGAGGTGGGCGGGGAACAGGCGATGACCGAACTTCTGGGCCGCGGCCGCAATTTTACCGCCATTGCCTGCTATAACGACTCGACAGCCGCCGGCGCGATGGCGGTACTGAGCGATAACGGCATTGAGGTGCCGCAGGATATGTCGCTGGTCGGCTTCGATGATGTGCTGATATCGCGCTACCTGCGGCCCCGTTTGACCACCATCCGCTACCCGGTGGTGGCCATGGCCACTCAGGCGGCGCAGCTCGCGCTCGCGCTGGCCAACGGTGAGCCGCTGCCGGAGGTAACCAATATGTTCAGTCCGACGCTGGTGCGTCGCCATTCCGTGGCGCCGCCGGCGGCGTAG